Proteins co-encoded in one Oncorhynchus kisutch isolate 150728-3 linkage group LG1, Okis_V2, whole genome shotgun sequence genomic window:
- the LOC109889527 gene encoding testis-expressed protein 2 isoform X2, producing MASCHSSHADNAKAPPPSASRPPPVPKLHVQGSLSRKSITIHFSPLGEEEEEEELYGAVASSPHPPAAPKEDPGIVKALEASADLILEGAGLNSEAQAAVLPMSSSTGPQSSITSTLPSEPKSSSPSPASNCKSTSSPSKSSGKLFFSLVKSLSSDIVEPSEIVSISPAAPTSVRHRHPMKTLVKSLSSDTSQESSSSSSSPYRLSDSRLHLQLFKQFTQSRAPVGVVAGGDSKTAPSSTLTSPDSRNFFKASVEASIEDTKRRFSEAIYEPLQMLNKIMEDKSGGIGSSAFRSKALSSSASELTCLASLNNGQPESNNNYSIKEEETGDDWESEGTGNRASLPNPTAETSHTRSPKMSSSVSASLGLDKCSMSALAKLEDEDFCVLSSEDFEDTDGDYVDRTNNTCSQVRLPPSGSPELCSDDKSEGEDPPPSIPHYTLIIITALVYGYFVLPLPTYVGGMLLGVGLGFMLAIAVVWLAGPKPSGNRSRHPRHQGRLWNMAQMGIKEPNIFKGWMNEIVNYDPETYHATLTHSVYVRLEGSILRLSKPNRNIARRATHNESKPDVSYISQKIYDLTDSKIFLVPQNLARKRVWNKKYPICIELAKQDDFMSKAEGDSSETTHERTTTTGEATAGTEEAKRSCGPELTLYLFGRTGREKEEWHRRILLASKPPKTGMKRATSLQGIKTGQWIDLALNSHSRSSSRSSLDEVLASQPRTKDSTAGITAKTKSLLDYSVYMATLVPPETGTATATPVAATSPVVQSPQSSPGLGKKLLSSSSFGPVLVLGEEEPVAWVNSLIGRVAWDFLGEPYWADVVSKKIQMKLSKIRLPYFMNELTLTELDMGVATPRILGASKPSVDHQGLWFDLEISYSGSFLMTLETKMNLIRLGKDGDGVRIRDVSKDGPRTYCLADSDEESSSAGSSDEEDSSEVTNDVPGAEGYMGGRQPSKIMRFVDKIAKSKYFQKATETEFIKKKMEEVSNTPLLLTVEVQALRGTLAVNIPPPPTDRIWYGFRSPPHLELKARPKLGEREVTLAHVTDWIEKKLDQEFQKIFVMPNMDDLWLTIMHSAMDPRSFGMPSTSTADTTQGETEPSETEGGATNGI from the exons ATGGCCAGCTGCCACAGTAGCCATGCAGACAACGCCAAAGCTCCTCCTCCCTCAGCCTCACGGCCGCCACCTGTGCCCAAGCTCCACGTCCAGGGCTCGCTGTCCCGGAAGTCCATCACCATCCACTTCTCGCCCCtgggcgaggaggaggaggaagaggagctcTATGGGGCAGTTGcgtcctctcctcatccccctgctGCACCCAAGGAGGACCCAGGCATTGTGAAGGCCCTGGAGGCCAGCGCGGATCTGATCCTTGAAGGAGCCGGGTTGAACTCTGAGGCTCAGGCTGCAGTTCTGCCTATGTCATCCTCAACTGGTCCTCAAAGCTCCATTACCTCCACATTACCCTCTGAACCGAAgagctcctctccttcccctgcctCCAACTGTAAAtccacttcctctccctccaaGTCTAGCGGCAAACTTTTCTTCAGCCTGGTCAAGTCTCTATCCTCTGACATCGTCGAGCCTTCTGAGATTGTCTCCATCTCCCCCGCTGCCCCCACTTCCGTGCGCCACCGCCACCCGATGAAAACCCTGGTCAAGTCGCTCTCCTCTGACACCTCCCAggaatcctcctcctcctcctcctcgccctaCCGCCTCTCGGACTCCCGCCTCCACCTGCAACTCTTCAAGCAGTTCACCCAATCCCGTGCCCCGGTGGGTGTTGTTGCCGGGGGTGACTCCAAGACTGCACCCTCCTCGACGCTCACCTCCCCAGACAGCCGCAACTTCTTTAAGGCGTCTGTGGAGGCGAGCATCGAGGACACTAAGCGCCGTTTCTCAGAGGCCATCTACGAGCCTCTCCAGATGTTAAATAAGATCATGGAGGACAAGAGCGGAGGCATTGGCAGCAGTGCCTTCCGGTCCAAAGCGCTCTCGTCCAGTGCTTCGGAGCTCACCTGCCTGGCCTCCCTCAACAACGGCCAACCGGAGAGCAACAACAACTACAGCATCAAGGAGGAGGAAACCGGGGATGACTGGGAGTCCGAGGGAACCGGAAACAGAGCCAGCTTGCCAAATCCCACCGCTGAAACCAGTCACACCAGAAGTCCTAAGATGTCCTCCTCCGTTTCCGCCTCTCTCGGCCTGGACAAGTGCTCCATGTCGGCCCTGGCCAAGCTGGAGGATGAGGACTTCTGTGTCCTGTCTAGTGAGGACTTTGAGGATACCGACGGGGATTATGTTGACAGAACGAACAATACATGCAGCCAAGTGAGACTTCCCCCTAGTGGCAGTCCGGAACTATGCAGTGACGACAAGTCAGAGGGAGAAGATCCACCACCCAGCATTCCACACTACACCCTGATCATCATCACAGCGCTGGTCTACGGGTACTTCGTGTTGCCCCTGCCCACCTACGTTGGGGGTATGCTGCTCGGAGTGGGACTAGGGTTCATGCTAGCTATCGCTGTGGTGTGGTTGGCCGGACCCAAGCCTTCTGGCAATCGCTCCAGACATCCCAGACACCAGGGGAGGCTGTGGAACATGGCCCAGATGGGCATCAAAGAGCCAAACATCTTCAAG GGATGGATGAACGAGATAGTGAACTACGACCCAGAGACATACCACGCCACTCTGACCCACTCTGTGTATGTGAGACTGGAGGGCTCCATCCTGCGCCTGTCCAAACCCAACCGCAACATCGCCCGGCGGGCCACGCATAACGAATCCAAGCCCgatgtcagctacatcagccagAAGATCTACGACCTCACTGACAGCAAG ATCTTTCTGGTGCCCCAGAATCTGGCCAGGAAGCGCGTGTGGAACAAGAAGTACCCTATCTGCATCGAGCTGGCCAAGCAGGACGACTTCATGTCCAAGGCAGAGGGCGACAGCAGCGAAACCACACACGAGAGAACCACGACCACAGGAGAGGCCACCGCGGGGACGGAGGAGGCCAAAAGGTCCTGTGGTCCAGAGCTGACCCTGTACCTGTTTGgtcggacagggagggagaaggaggagtggCACCGGAGGATCCTGCTGGCCTCCAAGCCCCCCAAGACGGGGATGAAGAGAGCCACCAGTCTGCAGGGGATTAAGACCGGTCAGTGGATTGATctag CCTTGAACTCTCACAGCCGCAGCAGCAGCCGCAGCAGTCTGGACGAGGTGCTAGCGTCTCAGCCAAGGACCAAGGACTCAACAGCAGGCATAACAGCCAAGACTAAGTCCCTACTGGACTACAGTGTATACATGGCCACCCTGGTGCCCCCCGAGACTGGCACTGCCACTGCCACCCCCGTCGCTGCCACTAGTCCCGTAGTCCAGAGTCCACAGAGTAGCCCTGGGTTGGGCAAGAAG TTGCTTAGCAGCAGCAGCTTTGGCCCTGTCTTGGTGCTGGGGGAGGAGGAGCCTGTTGCCTGGGTGAACTCTCTGATTGGCCGGGTGGCATGGGACTTCCTGGGCGAGCCCTACTGGGCCGACGTGGTCTCGAAGAAGATCCAGATGAAACTCAGCAAGATCCGG CTCCCCTACTTCATGAACGAGCTgaccctgacagagctggacatGGGCGTGGCCACTCCCAGAATCCTTGGCGCCTCCAAACCCTCAGTGGACCATCAAG gTCTGTGGTTTGACTTGGAGATTTCGTACAGCGGCTCCTTCCTGATGACCCTGGAGACTAAGATGAACCTGATCAGACTGGGGAAGGACGGAGATGGCGTGCGCATCAGAGACGTCAGCAAGGATGG ACCACGGACGTACTGCCTGGCGGACAGTGATGAGGAATCATCCAGTGCAGGGTCCTCCGACGAAGAGGATAGTTCAGAGGTCACCAATGATGTCCCTGGAGCAGAGGG aTACATGGGGGGCCGCCAGCCCAGTAAGATCATGCGCTTCGTGGACAAGATCGCCAAGTCCAAGTACTTCCAGAAGGCCACCGAGACGGAGTTCATcaagaagaagatggaggaggTGTCCAACACGCCCCTGCTGCTCACCGTGGAAGTACAGGCGCTCCGAGGAACGCTGGCCGTTAACATCCCACCCCCGCCCACTGACAGGATATG GTATGGCTTCAGGAGTCCACCCCACCTGGAGTTAAAGGCTCGGCCCAAACTGGGAGAGCGAGAGGTCACACTGGCCCACGTCACCGACTGGATCGAGAAGAAACTGGACCAGGAGTttcag AAAATctttgtcatgccaaacatggaCGACTTGTGGCTGACCATCATGCACTCTGCCATGGACCCCCGCTCTTTTGGAATGCCCTCCACCTCCACAGCCGATACGACCCAGGGGGAAACAGAGCCCTCCGAAACAGAGGGGGGCGCCACTAACGGCATATGA